aacaataatatcaCTTATTAATAAAAcactaatataaattaatggaatacaattttttatcatttaaagtATCATAGACATAGaccaattaattattaattattaaaatattgatattttaattaaaaataattaataaattataaattgaatataattattttagtttttacttttcttttatagAAAACAAAACATGCTCAGAATTGAAAACTTATTAAACTCTAGTCTTTTTAAATATGTAACTCTGAAAGGAGATTTGGCTGCAAAACTTCAGAATGACAAAGATCGACTAAATACTTATTTTGGTCATGACATTCACGCGATTATTCATTTTggttcttaaaatttaaaattacttatacTGGTCTTTCAGATTTAAGTTTAGGCACCAATGTGGTCCTTCGACTTTTTCCAGTGATGACCAGAGAAACGGAGTGCTTAGATGACATCCTTCCTACCATATTGGATGATGGATAAACGACGTTGTttatccttgacacctaagTAAGTCAAAAATATCGTCGTTTTGTATATAAAGGGAGAAGAAACGATGGAGACCCAAAGGTAAACGATGTCGTTTATTCATCATCTAGCGTGGCAGGAAGAGTGTAATCTCAACACTTCGTTTGCCTAGTCATCGTTGAAAAGAATTGAGGGACCATATTAGTGTGCGAACTTAAATCTGAAGGACCAacatagataattttaaattttaaaaactaaaatgaatAAACGCGTAAATCTAAGGGACCAAAACGGAAATTTAATCTAAAATATGTACTATGATAAAGTTTTTTACTTTTGAGTTagcatattttttaatattttcggtAATTCTGTAAGTACATTTcacttgttattttttttgttatgatcaataattattgagtttttttattttaaattttttaaaaaaaatatttaagtattcaattttttttaaacaaaatttacttttagtatttttattttgaaagcaAATAACATTTTCGAAAtatctctttcattttttttttatacatacTCTTCTTCAATATACATGCCATCTCACATGTAGAGATACATGACTATTTACTATTAGCACAGTATCTTAACAATTTCACTGTTAATTTCATGGTAAATGTACTCTCTATGTTAAACATGATTTGAtacaatattatttaatttaacaactaatactttattttgttaaaattacaaaaatttaaatatattgttaatcataatatatttttatatgaatataaaaaatatttaatttacaaaTAATATATCCTAATGTCACAACAGAGATTGTGCTTTGAAANNNNNNNNNNNNNNNNNNNNNNNNNNNNNNNNNNNNNNNNNNNNNNNNNNNNNNNNNNNNNNNNNNNNNNNNNNNNNNNNNNNNNNNNNNNNNNNNNNNNNNNNNNNNNNNNNNNNNNNNNNNNNNNNNNNNNNNNNNNNNNNNNNNNNNNNNNNNNNNNNNNNNNNNNNNNNNNNNNNNNNNNNNNNNNNNNNNNNNNNNNNNNNNNNNNNNNNNNNNNNNNNNNNNNNNNNNNNNNNNNNNNNNNNNNNNNNNNNNNNNNNNNNNNNNNNNNNNNNNNNNNNNNNNNNNNNNNNNNNNNNNNNNNNNNNNNNNNNNNNNNNNNNNNNNNNNNNNNNNNNNNNNNNNNNNNNNNNNNNNNNNNNNNNNNNNNNNNNNNNNNNNNNNNNNNNNNNNNNNNNNNNNNNNNNNNNNNNNNNNNNNNNNNNNNNNNNNNNNNNNNNNNNNNNNNNNNNNNNNNNNNNNNNNNNNNNNNNNNNNNNNNNNNNNNNNNNNNNNNNNNNNNNNNNNNNNNNNNNNNNNNNNNNNNNNNNNNNNNNNNNNNNNNNNNNNNNNNNNNNNNNNNNNNNNNNNNNNNNNNNNNNNNNNNNNNNNNNNNNNNNNNNNNNNNNNNNNNNNNNNNNNNNNNNNNNNNNNNNNNNNNNNNNNNNNNNNNNNNNNNNNNNNNNNNNNNNNNNNNNNNNNNNNNNNNNNNNNNNNNNNNNNNNNNNNNNNNNNNNNNNNNNNNNNNNNNNNNNNNNNNNNNNNNNNNNNNNNNNNNNNNNNNNNNNNNNNNNNNNNNNNNNNNNNNNNNNNNNNNNNNNNNNNNNNNNNNNNNNNNNNNNNNNNNNNNNNNNNNNNNNNNNNNNNNNNNNNNNNNNNNNNNNNNNNNNNNNNNNNNNNNNNNNNNNNNNNNNNNNNNNNNNNNNNNNNNNNNNNNNNNNNNNNNNNNNNNNNNNNNNNNNNNNNNNNNNNNNNNNNNNNNNNNNNNNNNNNNNNNNNNNNNNNNNNNNNNNNNNNNNNNTTTGACCAATGAGAGAATGACATTTTAGTTAACATTTgaattaagtttaattaattcaaaaatactATACCTaatactttttaattaatttatggtGATACTTTATCATGcagtataaaaatactaatttatgGTAGCAACCACCTATTACAgaacttgtttcactagtttggTCCCTATTTTCCAGACGATATTCCtctttacaaaaaaatttgtaattgaagCCACGATTGACGCAGATCCATAAAATTGAACATGGTTCAATTTCAATGCCCTGCAAGACAAACCATGAAAACTtcagaatccaacatcatcTCCTAGTACATACTGGATTTTTATGTCTCCTTCAACCAAAATTATAACATTACATGgtgttttacttttattatcATTCGCATCAACACTGAAGCAAGAATAGGTAGGGATTGTGCAAGAGAAATAATCTCATTGAAGAAACATTTTGGTTTTCAAGACTTGAACAAAATATTAAGTTGTAGTTTGAATTTCTCAACAAAATCTGAATAAACCTGTTTTTCATAAATGAAATATCATTCAGACTAAACTAAAATAGTGAAACTAGGCCTTTGATTTCTTCCCTTTGGCTTCACTAACTGGCTGGTTCTTGAAAGGTAGGAATGCCTTTCCACCCATGAATGGTCGGAGGGCGTCAGGTATCTCAACACCATCCTCCTTCTGGTTGTTCTCAAGTATGCAGCAAATGGTCCTCTCAGTAGCTGTGAGGGTAGAGTTCAACAAGTGAACATATTGCTTCATTTGCTCATTGCTCTGCAACACCAAAAAAGATGTACAAGGCCAATAGTTAGAATTATGAAAGCTCATTCACATTGATGCATGGATATTGCTCAACTTAAGTAAGAAAGGTGCATCCAGTGCAGACAAAGCACAACAATATATCTGTGACCCATTAAGTCAAGACATAATGCATATTCTGAATTCAGATTGCTAGATAAATACTCAACATATATCAGGCAACAGAAATGAAATCTGCCATTACTAAAttgtagaaaaatataatttaagcTATTGCACTGGTAATGATACAACCTTTGTGGGGATGTAGGATCAGATTCCACGCAAGGGTTATCAAAAAATCGATAATGATATGATTCAACATAACTGACCTTCTTCTGCCCATATCGAATTTCTAATTTTCTGGCCTGGTAGTCTGTACAGTTTGAACAGGACACTAGCTCTCTGTAAGTTTGCGATGATGGAAACCATGCTTCTAGATCATATTTCTTTGCTGCAGCATCATTCAGAGCACCAGACACAATGGCAACAACTTGATATGGAATGTTCAACTGCAGTGAACATTGAAAGGCAATTATGGGGGTGGGAagaaaaaatagttaatttacACACCAATGTATGTACAATAATTAACAAACATGGTTTCTTATGAGGGACAAAAAGATACTTCTTTATAGAAATCTTCAGAGTTTTTTAGCATTTCCTCGTGCATGTTCCATGAATCATtgtcatttgggctagtaaggCAAAACTGCTCCACTTTCTCAAATTGGTGAACACGGAATATTCCTAGAGTATCTCGACCATGTGATCCAGCTTCTTTTCGGAAACATGATGAATATCCAGCATATCTACAAAGAGCTTATTTCCAAGGTTTAAAACAATAGTCTTCCAACGTTACATGCATCCATTAAATTGATTACCTTATGGGTAGCTGGGTTGGGTGGATCCAATCATCTAAATGATAAGCACAAAGGGGCTGTTCAGCCGTAGCAATCAGATATTTGTCATCTCCTTCACCTGTTAcctgaataataaataaactgcACTGGTGAAGATTTCATTTCAAGATTTAATGGCTGTCATACTACGATAGGTATAGTAACACTAAGAGATTTAAGAATGTTAACTAGTATTCACACCTTGTAAAGCTCTTCATCAAATTGGGCTAATTGAGCACACTTTGACATTATGTCTTTTCTCATGAAGAAAGGAGTATGCAATAAAGTATATCCCCTTTTCTCCAAAAAATCAAGACCGAAGTTTATTAGAGCTTGATTAAgtcgaactccatctcctttaAGATAGAAGCCTCTACCACCAGCAACGTCAGCTCCTGTTATGCATTGATAAACATGATGTGAGAATAATCTTGGCTTCCATATTTGAATGCACCAATCATGTTCCATGGAATATATtggtgatcaaaagatcaaaacaaaCCCAAGGTCTTCATGCGGTAGATGACAAGCAGAGTATAGTATGACTAGCAACAATTTCAAGGAAGTTTGAGTTCCTCCACCATGTAGTTGTTTGTGTCGAAAGCAATATTACATTATTGATGAAAAAACACTGCAAAATACCTATATTATATGCAATAGAGGAATCATCTATGAAGCATGCACACACCAATTAAACAAAGTATACGTGTGTCTGACGCTCGAAGACACTCATAAGACATGCTATCGTACATTTGTATTTGACTAATTATCTTTCTGATTTAGAGACACTTCAAACTCGAATTGGATAGGGTGTCAATAGTGTTTAGAAATGACGAAATAGGTAAATTGAATATCGGTAGCAGTGAACATTGATAGtatgacatatatatatatatatatgggtgtGTCATTCAGAAGACAACAACAACATTATGAAACAGAATATACTAAAAGTTTAAGGTCAGCTCCTAgtcaaattaacaaaaatacacatataagggataaattaaaatgataagaaCAAAAAGTTGTTAGTTACCCTTTTTTGTATCTGCTATTCCAAGGAGATCAACTAGATCTACATGATTCTTCAGTTTAGGCTCCACCCTTT
This portion of the Arachis duranensis cultivar V14167 chromosome 6, aradu.V14167.gnm2.J7QH, whole genome shotgun sequence genome encodes:
- the LOC107494707 gene encoding serine--tRNA ligase, with the translated sequence MLDINLFREEKGHNPELIRESQRRRFASVELVDDVINLDKEWRKRQFELETLRKDFNKINKEISKLKRAGEDASNIITQSEETKKLIADKELEVRDTFKLLNSKLESIGNLVHDSVPVSNDEANNAVIRTWGEKRVEPKLKNHVDLVDLLGIADTKKGADVAGGRGFYLKGDGVRLNQALINFGLDFLEKRGYTLLHTPFFMRKDIMSKCAQLAQFDEELYKVTGEGDDKYLIATAEQPLCAYHLDDWIHPTQLPIRYAGYSSCFRKEAGSHGRDTLGIFRVHQFEKVEQFCLTSPNDNDSWNMHEEMLKNSEDFYKELNIPYQVVAIVSGALNDAAAKKYDLEAWFPSSQTYRELVSCSNCTDYQARKLEIRYGQKKSNEQMKQYVHLLNSTLTATERTICCILENNQKEDGVEIPDALRPFMGGKAFLPFKNQPVSEAKGKKSKA